The Rhodothermales bacterium sequence ATGTACTTCAACGGCACCAAGGTGCACGAAAATGCGCCGATCAACCAGGTCTGGGGCGGCATCTGCTCGGCCATGAACGGCGCGAACGACGGCGGCAAGGGCATCACCGATACCCCGGGCGGCCTGAAGCTCCAGGCGGAAGGGCACGACGTGCGCTACCGAAACATCTGGATGATGGAGAAGGACTTCGCGACGGCGGACACGAACTTTTAACGAGGTCACGGAAGGGCGTCCGACCGATCGATGCCGTAAAGCACAACCTCCAAATCGGGCAACCGGTGGCCGAGTTGTTTACCGGTCGCTATCCCCTCATACGCCATCCCCAACTTCTCCATCACCCGTCGAGAGGCCAGATTCCCCGGAAGGGTGATCGCCTTCACCCCCGACTGATCGAGTTCCGTAAACGCATAGTGGATCGCCATCCGGCCGGCCCGGGTGGCGATCCCCTGCCCCTGAAACGCTCGCATCACCCACCAGCCCACCTCCAGATGGCTCGTCGTGCCCAGAGGCTGGAGGC is a genomic window containing:
- a CDS encoding GNAT family N-acetyltransferase, which translates into the protein MRFTIETDRILIRPWHEPTDRPAFCAMTADPVMMRYMSDGIPWTDAMNDDFFARQQRHLDAAGVCMGALVQKQTDEVIGVAGLQPLGTTSHLEVGWWVMRAFQGQGIATRAGRMAIHYAFTELDQSGVKAITLPGNLASRRVMEKLGMAYEGIATGKQLGHRLPDLEVVLYGIDRSDALP